The window GGTGGCGACGAAAGTCGATAAGCTGAAAATGAGCGAGCGAGTTAAGGCGCTGCGCCGACTGCACGAAGGGCTGGGATTGACCGAGGAGGCTATTCCTTACTCGTCGACGACGGGCGAGGGGCGGGACCGGTTGTGGGCGGCCCTGAAGGAGCGGATTCGAACTTGATCTCGATATAGGCTTTGTTCTTGAGCTCTGCCAGCCACGATTGAAAGACGTCTTCGCTTTTCTGCTGAAAAACGAGTCCCTGGATTTCAACGCGGACTTCCTCGTACGGCCGAAACTGTTTGGGTTGTTTGTCTTCCAGGCGAACGATATGGAGCCCCTCGGAGGTTTCGATCGTATCCGAGATGCCGCCTGGCACGAGCTTCGCGATGGCTCGTTCGATGCCCGGCAAGAGTTCTCCCTGCCGCACCAAGCCCAGGCGCCCTCCGCGCGAGGCGTTCGGCCCGTCTGAAAAACGCAACGCCAGATCTTCGAAGGGCTCCCCCCGTTTGAGCAGGGCCGTGATCTCGGCCGCTTTGGCTTTGGCGTCGGCCGTATCGTCAGGCGACCGGGGCTTGAGGAGAATCTGGCTGAGGGTGTACTCCTCCGGGAGCGCGAACCGGTCATGGTGTTCCTGGAAGTAGCGTTTCATGTCGGAGTCCGCGACCATCACCCCGCTCCGCACTTCCCGGTCGACGACCTTGAGCAGGATCAGCTGTTCCCGGACATTTTTCAGGTTGGCCGGATTCGTCTCGTCGATCGTTTCCCCCTGCTGCTTCATCTGCTGAAGCGCCTGCCGGACCTCCTGGTCGGAGACCTCGACCCCTTTGGCCTTGGCTTCCTGGAGCTGGAGTTTGCGCTCGATCATCGAGGTCAGCGCCATATATTCCACCGTCCTGAGCCGGTGTGCGAGGGCTTCGCCGCGATATTCCTTCTGAATCCGTTCCCGTTCCGGGGCCAGTTCACGCTTCATATCGGACTGCATGATGAGGTCCGAGTTGACGATCGCGACGATCCGGTCTTGTACCTGCGCGGCTGAAAGCAGGGAGATTGGTGCGAGCAGCGACAGCGCGCAGAGGACCGCGCAGTGTAGTCGGGACGGGGGCATCGTGATGAAGGGACGGTGCATGATCATGGCTCTGAGTTTTGCGCCAGGCTGCCGATGAGGGTTCGAGGGATTGTACACGAATTGTGGATGGCTTGAGGAGTGTGAGTCAGGGGAGTGTCCGCTGCCGGATCAGCGGGTGCCGACGTCGTCGGCGACATAGCGTGAGGCATCGGCCAGGCGGACGATCGCTTTCGCACGGATGTCCACGAGCGCGTCGTCAAACCGTTTTCGGCGTTTTTCGTTGAGCAGTTCCTGCCGGAGGCGTTCCCGAATGGCTAAGTCCGCCTGGATCATTTCTTTGTCGAGGGCCGTGACCATGACGAGGTAATAGCCGGCCTCCGCCTTGATCGGCGCACTGACCGTTCCTGGCTTGAGGGTTTGCAAGACCGCGTCGACCTCTGGGAGGACTAAATTCTTGTGGTAGGGGCCGAGATCGCCTCCTTTGGATTTCGTTTTGTTGTCGAGGGAATAGCGCTGCGCAAATTTGGCAAAGTCTCCGCCCCGGTTGATCTGCGCTTCGACATCCTTCGCGGCGGGGAGGCTGGGGAGCAGCATTTGGGACACTTGCACCTTCAAGGCGGTCAGGAGTTCGTGGGCATGCTTCGCGTAAAAGGCGTCCAATTCTTCGTCCGAGAGTTCGATCTTGGTTTTGACCAGGCTTCTGAGGAGCTCGTCGAGAATCAGTTGTTCCCGATAGCGCTGGGTCCGATCCCGGACGACGTCGTTTTGATCAATCCCTTGCTTGCGCGCTTCCTGCATCAGCAGTTCGCGGGTGATGAGCTCGTCGAGAAAACGGCGCTTTCCCCCTTCTTTCTCATACCGGGACCTGGTGGCGTCGGACAGTTCTTCCCAGCGGGCTTCGAATTCGTTCTGCGTGATCTGCCGGCCGTTGACGAGGGCGACCACGCCTTCTTCCGGCGGCGGTGTGCAGCCGGTAAGCGATAGGAGGCTCCCTCCGATGGCGCAAGACAGCACAGCGAGAAAACGGAGGGTGGCGAAGTTTCTGGAAACGTTGGATGGTCGAGTCATAAGTCTATGAAACCTTGTTAGCGAGATGATTGCGGAGACATCGTTGTGTTGGTATCACAGACTCCCAGGCTTTGCAAGGTTGCGGTGAGTTCTTGAAAGATGGAAGGCCAGTCCTGATGCGGCATTTGGAGTTCAAATGCGAGGGGCGAGAGGAAGCAAATCCGTTTCTTGTACCGGTCCATCAGCTTGTGAATCGCCTGGCTGGCGACCCGGCTCTTGGCGTCGAGCGTGACGACGACGGAGTGAGTTTTGAGTTCGATGGCAGCCAGGCGCAAGGCCTTGGCCTGGAGCCGCACCTGCATGACTTCGAACAGCCGTTCGACGGAGTCCGGGGCCATCCCGTACCGGTCTTGCATTTCGCCATGCAGCAAGGCGAGGTCTCCGACCTGGGCGCAGGAGGAGAGGCGTTTATAAAACGAGAGGCGCTGGTGGGGATCGGCAATATATTCATCCGGGATGAAGGCGGAGATATTGAGCCGGAGCACCGGTTCCGGTTCTTCTTCCACCACCTGGCCCTTGAGGCGCTGGACGGCCTGCTCCACCATCTGCATGTAGAGATCGAGTCCGATCGCGGCGATATGTCCCGATTGTTGTTTCCCCAGGAGGTTGCCGGCGCCGCGGATTTCCATGTCCGCCGCGGCGATGCGGAAGCCGGCCCCCAGTTCGGTAAATTGCTGAATGGCGGTGAGGCGCTTCTGGGCATCTTCGCTCAGTTGTCCCTCGTCCGGCACCAGGAAGTAGGCGTAGGCTTGATCGCCGCTCCGGCCCACGCGCCCGCGCAGCTGGTACAACTGCGCGAGGCCGAACATGTCGGCGCGATTGATGATGATCGTGTTGGCTGTGGGGACATCGATGCCCGATTGGATAATGGCCGAGGCGATCAGAATATCCGCCTCCCGGCGAAAGAATTTCAGCATGACCGCTTCGAGCGGTTTGGCGTTCATCTGCCCATGGGCCATCACGATGCGCGCATCCGGCACCAGTTGGTGGAGCCAGGCGCCCGTCTTCTCCATGGTTTCGACCCGGTTATGGACGAAGTAGATCTGCCCGCCCCGCCCGAGCTCACGCAAGATCGCTTCCCTGACGAGTTTGTCGCTGGATCGGACGACCTGGGTGCGAATGGCCAGGCGGCCGGCCGGAGGCGTCTCGATGATCGAGAGGTCGCGCACGCTGGCCATGGCCATCTGCAAGGTGCGCGGAATGGGAGTGGCGGTGAGGGTCAAGACATCGATGTGGGTGCGGAGTTGTTTTAATCGTTCCTTATGTTTGACGCCGAACCACTGTTCCTCATCGATGATCACGAGCCCCAGGTCCCGGAAGACCACATCCTTCTGGATGAGCCGGTGGGTGCCGATCACTACATCCACGTCGCCGCTGGCCACATCTTTGAGAATGGCTTTGGCCTCTTTCGGCGATTGGAAGCGGGAGAGGAGGGCCACGCGAGCCGGGAAGGGCGCGAACCGTTCTGAGAAGTTGTCGTAATGTTGGTGAGCCAAGAGAGTCGTGGGGACGAGCACGGCCACCTGGCGATTGGCTTCCACCGCCTTGAAAGCGGCCCGCATGGCCACTTCCGTTTTGCCATATCCCACGTCGCCGCAGACGAGGCGGTCCATCGGTTTGTTGGACTCCATGTCGCGGGTAATGTCTTCGATCGCCTTGAGTTGATCCGCCGTTTCTTCGTATTCAAAGGCGGCCTCGAACTCGTGGTACATGGTGCTGTCGAACCCGTAGGCATTGCGCGTCACGAGTTCTCGGTTGGCGTAGAGATCGACCAGCTCGTGGGCCATCTCCTCAATGTCTTTCTTCACCCGCGCGGTCGTTTTGGCCCAATTGGTGCCGCCCAGCCGTTCCAGGCGAGGCCCATGGCCCTCCGCTCCGCTATAGCGCTGCACATGGCTGAGCTTCTCCAGCGGGACGTAGAGCTTATCGCCGCCGGCGAATTCCAGGATCAAGTAATCGCTGTCGAAATCCTGCACGGAGAGGCGTTTCAGCCCTTGATAGCGGGCGATGCCATGTTGGACATGGACGACATAGTCGCCCACGTTGAGATCTTCCAGGGAGGAAAGGAACGTGGCGGCTTTGCTCTTGGCCTGTGGCTTGTGGCGCGCGCCTTTGGCGAAGAGCTCTTCTTCCGTCAGCACCGCCAGGCGTAAGTCCGGGGCAAGGAATCCCGCAGACAGATCGCCATGTAAGACGTAAAACGGGGCTTTCGTTTTACTCGAGGCGGTCCAGGTTCCCGTGGCCCATTCCATCGCCGGGACATCGTGTTCGCGCAAGAGCGCCAGCAAGCGAGCCACTTGGCCCTGACTTCTCGCGACGAGGACCACGCGGCAGTTCTCACGCAGGCGATCCATGATGGCGAGGGTCTGGCTGAAGGGCATCCCGCGGGCGCCGAGGCCGGCGCTGGCCGGGGCCTGGGCCGGAAAGGCCTGCACCGGATTCCAGGAGGCATCGCTTTCGGTGAGCGGTTCCAGCGCGAGGGTGGGCCAGCCCTGCGTGTGCTCCATCAGTTCCGGCCAGGCGAGAAACAGCCGTTCCGGTGACGGGT of the Nitrospirota bacterium genome contains:
- a CDS encoding peptidyl-prolyl cis-trans isomerase, which translates into the protein MIMHRPFITMPPSRLHCAVLCALSLLAPISLLSAAQVQDRIVAIVNSDLIMQSDMKRELAPERERIQKEYRGEALAHRLRTVEYMALTSMIERKLQLQEAKAKGVEVSDQEVRQALQQMKQQGETIDETNPANLKNVREQLILLKVVDREVRSGVMVADSDMKRYFQEHHDRFALPEEYTLSQILLKPRSPDDTADAKAKAAEITALLKRGEPFEDLALRFSDGPNASRGGRLGLVRQGELLPGIERAIAKLVPGGISDTIETSEGLHIVRLEDKQPKQFRPYEEVRVEIQGLVFQQKSEDVFQSWLAELKNKAYIEIKFESAPSGPPTTGPAPRPSSTSKE
- a CDS encoding peptidylprolyl isomerase, producing MTRPSNVSRNFATLRFLAVLSCAIGGSLLSLTGCTPPPEEGVVALVNGRQITQNEFEARWEELSDATRSRYEKEGGKRRFLDELITRELLMQEARKQGIDQNDVVRDRTQRYREQLILDELLRSLVKTKIELSDEELDAFYAKHAHELLTALKVQVSQMLLPSLPAAKDVEAQINRGGDFAKFAQRYSLDNKTKSKGGDLGPYHKNLVLPEVDAVLQTLKPGTVSAPIKAEAGYYLVMVTALDKEMIQADLAIRERLRQELLNEKRRKRFDDALVDIRAKAIVRLADASRYVADDVGTR
- the mfd gene encoding transcription-repair coupling factor, producing the protein MPVAASLADKAGRPSVTGLHGSTSGLALTTLMQPQSGKLGNRSWLIVTGSDEAAERLFDDLHFSHDLVGLSTAPLALFPRWETLPYEGSAPHVSLIARRMNTLHHIRTAPQTCLVTSIAALMQRLLPVAAFTGTTLQFKRGGTIEREVLTSRLLRLGYRRVSVVEIPGEFSIRGGIVDIFSTAYAEPMRVEFLGETIDSLRLFDPATQKSTAKLDRAVVLPAREYLRAEDSPDALAPIPADAEWRAPNLYPAMETLFDYFTEQPVLVLDQPAALSGACADLWSKIDDGYLRHADRETVVPYPSPERLFLAWPELMEHTQGWPTLALEPLTESDASWNPVQAFPAQAPASAGLGARGMPFSQTLAIMDRLRENCRVVLVARSQGQVARLLALLREHDVPAMEWATGTWTASSKTKAPFYVLHGDLSAGFLAPDLRLAVLTEEELFAKGARHKPQAKSKAATFLSSLEDLNVGDYVVHVQHGIARYQGLKRLSVQDFDSDYLILEFAGGDKLYVPLEKLSHVQRYSGAEGHGPRLERLGGTNWAKTTARVKKDIEEMAHELVDLYANRELVTRNAYGFDSTMYHEFEAAFEYEETADQLKAIEDITRDMESNKPMDRLVCGDVGYGKTEVAMRAAFKAVEANRQVAVLVPTTLLAHQHYDNFSERFAPFPARVALLSRFQSPKEAKAILKDVASGDVDVVIGTHRLIQKDVVFRDLGLVIIDEEQWFGVKHKERLKQLRTHIDVLTLTATPIPRTLQMAMASVRDLSIIETPPAGRLAIRTQVVRSSDKLVREAILRELGRGGQIYFVHNRVETMEKTGAWLHQLVPDARIVMAHGQMNAKPLEAVMLKFFRREADILIASAIIQSGIDVPTANTIIINRADMFGLAQLYQLRGRVGRSGDQAYAYFLVPDEGQLSEDAQKRLTAIQQFTELGAGFRIAAADMEIRGAGNLLGKQQSGHIAAIGLDLYMQMVEQAVQRLKGQVVEEEPEPVLRLNISAFIPDEYIADPHQRLSFYKRLSSCAQVGDLALLHGEMQDRYGMAPDSVERLFEVMQVRLQAKALRLAAIELKTHSVVVTLDAKSRVASQAIHKLMDRYKKRICFLSPLAFELQMPHQDWPSIFQELTATLQSLGVCDTNTTMSPQSSR